A window of the Dioscorea cayenensis subsp. rotundata cultivar TDr96_F1 chromosome 14, TDr96_F1_v2_PseudoChromosome.rev07_lg8_w22 25.fasta, whole genome shotgun sequence genome harbors these coding sequences:
- the LOC120275068 gene encoding LOW QUALITY PROTEIN: GDSL esterase/lipase At5g33370-like (The sequence of the model RefSeq protein was modified relative to this genomic sequence to represent the inferred CDS: inserted 1 base in 1 codon), with product MMASFITLIISLVGLVTLGTLTSTEARAFFVFGDSLVDSGNNNFLATTARADSPPYGIDFPTRRATGRFSNGLNIPDIISEYLGAEPTLPYLSPELRGERLLVGANFASAGIGILNDTGIQFLNIIRITKQLQYFQQYQQRLSSLVGPEQTQQLVNQALVLITLGGNDFVNNYYLIPYSVRSREFSLPDYVRYIVSEYKKILAKLYELGARRVLVTGTGPLGCVPAELAMRSRDGQCDVELQRAGDMFNGQLVQMINDLNSQLGSDVFIAANAFRMHMDFISNPRAYGFITSKIACCGQGPYNGIGLCTIASNLCPDRNXLAFWDAFHPTERANRIIVRQILTGSPDYMSPMNLSTILALDART from the exons ATGATGGCCTCCTTCATTACTCTTATCATCTCCTTGGTTGGCCTTGTAACTCTGGGAACTTTAACTTCTACAGAGGCTCGTGCATTCTTCGTCTTTGGTGATTCTCTGGTTGACAGTGGCAATAACAACTTCTTGGCAACAACAGCAAGGGCCGATTCCCCTCCTTACGGCATTGACTTCCCGACTCGCCGAGCAACTGGCCGCTTTTCCAATGGCCTTAACATTCCTGACATTATCA GTGAATATCTCGGAGCTGAGCCAACATTGCCATACTTAAGCCCAGAGCTCCGCGGGGAGAGACTGCTTGTGGGCGCAAACTTTGCATCAGCTGGAATTGGAATTCTCAATGATACAGGAATTCAATTT ttgaatataattcGTATCACCAAGCAACTGCAATACTTCCAACAGTACCAACAGAGGCTTAGCTCTCTTGTCGGCCCTGAACAGACACAACAGCTAGTGAACCAGGCCCTGGTTCTCATCACTCTTGGAGGCAATGATTTTGTCAACAATTATTACTTGATCCCTTACTCTGTGAGATCCCGCGAGTTCTCACTGCCTGACTACGTCCGCTACATTGTCTCTGAATACAAGAAAATTCTTGCC AAACTATATGAATTGGGCGCTAGAAGAGTTCTGGTCACCGGAACTGGACCCCTCGGCTGTGTACCAGCAGAGCTTGCAATGAGAAGCAGGGATGGCCAGTGCGACGTCGAGCTTCAGAGAGCTGGCGACATGTTCAACGGTCAACTTgtccaaatgataaatgatcTAAACTCCCAACTCGGTTCTGATGTCTTCATCGCAGCAAATGCTTTCAGAATGCACATGGATTTCATTTCCAACCCACGAGCCTACG GATTTATCACCTCAAAGATCGCATGCTGTGGGCAAGGACCGTACAATGGCATTGGCCTATGTACTATTGCATCCAACTTATGTCCCGATAGAA ATCTTGCATTTTGGGATGCTTTCCATCCGACCGAAAGAGCTAACCGGATCATTGTGAGACAAATCCTGACTGGCTCCCCGGACTACATGAGCCCGATGAATTTGAGCACCATCCTCGCCCTGGACGCAAGGACTTAA
- the LOC120275554 gene encoding PHD finger protein ING1-like: protein MGFMEDFQASLESLPAMLQRNYSMMRDLDKSFQGVQRQNEQRCEQEMENIKRGVESGNITPDSSLIRFSDEALEEQKHCIRIADEKVALAVQAYDIVDAHIQQLDQYMRKLEEIRKGFLFHSFFRNFFMKFVPFPINLWLILLMIYCILKNTTRSGRISESSRGGRKKTRLAAAAAVEPISMDLELPVDPNEPTYCFCNQVSFGEMVACDNPDCKIEWFHFGCVGLKEHPKGKWYCSNCSGMQKRRKGK from the exons ATGGGATTCATGGAGGACTTCCAAGCCa GTTTAGAATCCCTCCCAGCGATGCTGCAACGTAACTACAGCATGATGCGGGATCTTGATAAAAGTTTTCAAG GAGTACAACGGCAAAATGAACAGCGTTGTGAACAAGAAATGGAGAACATCAAGCGGGGAGTTGAATCTGGTAACATTACTCCTGATTCATCACTCATCAGGTTCTCTGATGAGGCTCTTGAGGAGCAAAAGCACTGCATCAGAATTGCTGATGAAAAAGTGGCATTGGCTGTACAAGCATATGACATA GTTGATGCTCACATCCAACAACTTGACCAATACATGAGGAAACTTGAAGAGATTCGGAAAGGTTTTCTCTTTCATAGTTTCTTCcggaatttttttatgaaatttgttCCATTTCCCATCAATCTCTGGTTAATTCTTCTGATGATTTACTGT ATACTGAAAAATACCACCAGATCCGGAAGGATAAGCGAAAGTAGCCGAGGAGGCCGTAAAAA AACACGGTTAGCGGCGGCAGCAGCAGTAGAACCGATAAGCATGGATTTAGAGCTGCCAGTTGATCCAAACGAACCTACATATTGTTTCTGCAACCAAGTTAGCTTCGGAGAGATGGTTGCTTGTGACAATCCAGAT TGCAAGATAGAGTGGTTCCACTTCGGTTGTGTCGGTCTGAAAGAACATCCAAAGGGAAAATGGTACTGCTCCAATTGTTCCGGAATGCAGAAACGCCGAAAAGGGAAGTGA
- the LOC120275732 gene encoding monothiol glutaredoxin-S10-like — translation MAESIGRAISAVLRPTPTNARAAPNLLRPARRSVAFPVIRAMSSLSSGASFEESVKKTVKDHPVVVYSKTWCPYSMEVKALLDRLGVEPHVIELDELGSQGSELQDALGTVTGQFTVPNVFIGGKHIGGCTDTFDLHRKGELTNLLGELNLSNENSDQP, via the exons ATGGCGGAGAGCATTGGCAGAGCGATCTCGGCGGTGCTCCGGCCAACGCCGACGAATGCGCGCGCGGCACCTAATCTACTCCGCCCTGCGCGTCGCTCTGTGGCGTTCCCAGTTATCCGCGCGATGTCCTCCTTGTCCTCTGGTGCCAGTTTTGAGGAATCGGTGAAGAAGACAGTGAAAGATCACCCCGTCGTTGTCTACTCCAAGACTTGGTGCCC GTATTCGATGGAAGTCAAGGCTTTGCTTGATAGGCTTGGAGTGGAACCCCATGTCATCGAATTGGACGAGCTAG GTTCTCAAGGAAGCGAACTGCAAGATGCTCTGGGAACTGTGACAGGGCAATTCACTGTTCCAAATGTTTTTATTG GTGGCAAGCATATCGGTGGATGTACAG ATACCTTTGACCTCCACCGGAAAGGAGAGCTCACTAATCTACTCGGGGAGTTAAACCTCAGCAATGAGAACTCCGACCAGCCTTGA
- the LOC120275731 gene encoding protein LOW PSII ACCUMULATION 1, chloroplastic yields MPAMAFISFSSFSFPTHTSHHLLRPNLLPRSLNPMLSLPKLQRRQLFSRICCSTANKPDFSSTTKIRSEVLSPFRSVRMFFYLAFIASGSLGGLIALTQLIGALSNPAKAVGVPDILKGLGIDIAAVILFAFLYSRESNAKNAQLEKLSREENLSTLKLRVDEKRIIPVSALRGVARLVILAGPSSYLIESFTRSKPFTEALLERAVLVVPFSTDGEKPDFEFEENDDPKRKRLWQLTPVYTSEWTRWMEEQKKLANVPIDSPVYLSLRIDGRVRGSGVGYPPWNAFVAQLPPMKGMWSGLLDGMDGRVL; encoded by the exons ATGCCCGCCATGGcgttcatctccttctcctcaTTCTCGTTTCCTACCCATACTTCTCATCATCTTCTAAGACCTAATCTCCTCCCACGATCTCTGAATCCAATGCTTTCTCTCCCGAAGCTCCAAAGACGACAGCTTTTTTCTCGCATTTGTTGCTCCACTGCCAATAAGCCTGATTTCAG CTCAACAACCAAGATAAGAAGTGAAGTTCTTTCCCCTTTCCGTTCAGTTCGGATGTTCTTCTATCTTGCTTTTATTGCGAGTGGCTCTCTAGGAGGTCTGATCGCCTTGACACAGTTAATTGGAGCTCTATCAAATCCTGCAAAAGCAGTTGGAGTTccagacattctaaaaggacTTGGCATAGATATAGCAGCAGTTAtactttttgcttttctttattCAAGGGAGAGCAATGCGAAAAATGCACAATTGGAGAAGCTCTCGAGGGAAGAAAACCTCTCAACTTTGAAATTGCGTGTGGACGAGAAAAGGATCATTCCTGTCAGTGCTCTAAGAGGAGTTGCTCGCCTTGTTATCCTTGCTGGTCCTTCGTCTTACCTCATTGAGTCTTTCACACGTAGCAAACCTTTCACTGAAGCACTTCTTGAACGAGCTGTATTAGTGGTGCCATTTTCTACTGACGGTGAAAAACCtgattttgaatttgaagaGAACGATGATCCGAAAAGGAAGCGATTGTGGCAGCTTACACCAGTTTACACTTCTGAATGGACCAG GTGGATGGAGGAGCAGAAGAAACTTGCTAATGTCCCAATTGATTCTCCGGT GTATCTCTCATTACGAATCGATGGTCGTGTTCGTGGGAGTGGCGTCGGGTATCCTCCATGGAATGCTTTCGTCGCACAATTGCCACCAATGAAGGGAATGTGGTCAGGTCTTCTTGATGGCATGGATGGAAGAGTCCTTTAA